A segment of the Oleidesulfovibrio alaskensis DSM 16109 genome:
TCCTGTCCAACTCGCTATTTAATTGTCAAAGAACTCCAAAAGACCCGCCCTTGAAGCAAAAAGCGTTTCTCGCTGCGGGGACGGCCTTTTTAGACGAACCCGTTTTCCGCGTCAACAATTTTTTTACTTTTTTTTTCAAAAACCGCTGAGCGGTGTCTGCAAAGAGCGTTTGTCTGCGCCTCGTTGGCGCGGAGAGGGAATCTACGCTGAAGCAAGAAAAAGTCAACAGCTTTTTTCAAATAAAAACAACAAACATCTCAACACTCTTAATTCATAAGACTTTTGTCATGAAACAAACGCCGTTACAGCATGATAATCCGAGGGCATGTACCACCCTATGCGCTGGCGCACGGCGTGAAGATGCGCTACACACAGCAATCACATTTTATTGACCGGAGAGAACCAAATGGGTTTTTTAAATGCAAGCAGCAGCTTTACGCGCTTCAGGATTACCGACGACATACCCAAGGAACTGTGGGGACAGATACCGGAAAAACTCAAGCAGTTCGGCTTTAAAGAAATAGAGGACACAGCCGATGAACGCGGCTGGGGCTGGGTTTGTTTCGATGATATGCTGGATCCGTGGTGGCGTGCCGCTCCGCCGGAAAAAGGCAGCTACATAACATTTTCTCTGCGGCTTGATACGCGGCGCCTGTCTGCCGCGGTGATCAAGAAGCACCTCGCCCTGGCTTTGCGCGACGAAGAAGCCCGCAACAAGGATCAGGGGAAGAAGTTCATATCACGCGCGCGCAAGACAGAGCTGAAAGAACAGGTTAAGCTTAAACTGATGGCGCGCACGCTGCCGGTTCCGGCAGAATTCAATGTTGTCTGGAACATGCAGACCAACGATGTTTACTTTGCTTCCACCCAGTCAAAGGTTGTCGACCTGTTTACCGACTATTTCACTCTGACCTTTGATCTGCATCTGGAAGAACTGACACCGTACTCACTGGCGCTGCGTCTGCTGGGAGAAGAAATACAGCCCAGACTGGACGCCGTTGAACCTACCAGCTTTGCGTAACCTTAAGGATATATAATGAGCGACACACCATATATGGGTGAACTGACGGATGTTGTTCTGGGGCAGGAATTTCTTACATGGCTCTGGTTCAGAAGCGAAGCAGGCAACGGGCAGTTCCGCACCCCTGAGGGGGTCACTTTCGGACTGTTCATGGAACAGCGCATATCCGTTCAGGGCGGAGAAGGTGAAAGCCTGGAAACGGCCACTGTTTCCGGCCCCATGTCCGAGCTGCGCGAAGCACGGCTGGGTCTTTCCACCGGCAAAAAAGTCAACCGGGCACTGTTGCGCATCGAACGCGATGCCGACACATGGACTGTTTCCGTCAAAGCTGAAGACTTTCAGATGAACAGCCTGAAAACACCGGTTATTGAAAAAGACGGTGAAGATGACGACCCCGATGCTGCATTTCTGGAAAAGATATACCTGATCGAGACATGTCTCGGGTATATTGATGAAGTGTACAGGCAGTTTCTTACGGTACGTCTGGCTCCCGCTGACTGGCAGGAAGAAGTCAAAGCTCTGCGCAACTGGCTTGCAGCCGGAGACTAGGCAGTGAACGCGGCAACGGCAGAAGCAGCGGGACGGAAGGCTGCCGGACTGGCCGTACGGGCCGGCAGACGTCTTTTATGGGTTATGGCGGTGTTCTGGGGCATTACGCTTATCAGCTTTGCCGTCATACATCTGGCGCCGGGGTCGCCCACCGACCTGCAGACAACTCTGAACCCGCAGGCCGGAGCCGACGCCCGCATGCGGCTGGAAAAGCTGTACGGGCTGGACCAGCCGCTGCATGTGCAATACGGGCAATGGGTTAACCGGCTAATCCGGCTTGACTTCGGCATGTCCATGTCCGGAGACATGCGGCCCGTATGGGACAAAATCAGCGAGCGACTTCCGCTGACCGTGGGGATGAACCTTGCCTCCATGCTGCTGACGCTGCTCATTGCCCTGCCTGTCGGCATTGCTTCGGCTTACTGGCAGGGGCGCTGGTTTGACCGCGCCAGCACCGTGCTTGTATTCATAGGCTTTGCCATGCCGGGATTCTGGCTTGCGCTGCTTATGATGCTGCTGTTCGGCATTCATCTCGGCTGGCTGCCCATTTCCGGCATAACGTCTCTTGATTACGCCCAGCTGAGCACCACGGGCAAAATACTTGATGTGGCAGCGCACCTTGCCATGCCGCTGTTTATCTATACGTTCGGAAGCCTCGCCGGCATGTCACGCTTTATGCGTTCTTCCATGCTGGAGGTACTCCGGCAGGATTACATACTGACAGCCCGCGCCAAAGGGCTGGGGCTGGGCACGGTGATTTTCCGCCATGCACTGCGCAACGCCCTGCTTCCGGTCATAACCATTCTGGGGCTTTCTGTACCCGGCCTTATAGGCGGCAGCGTGATCATAGAATCCATTTTTGCCCTGCCCGGTCTGGGGCAGCTTTTCTACGGTGCCGTCATGGCCCGTGATTATCCGCTTATTATGGGAAACCTTGTTCTGGGTGCGGTGCTTACTCTGGCAGGCAACCTGCTGGCGGACGTCTGCTACGGACTGGCCGACCCGCGTATCCGCTCTGCACGGGAGGCTCGCTGACATGGCCGGTTTATTTCCCCTGCGCGTGGGTCTTTTCTTTCGCAAAGCAGCAGGACGTTACGGCATGCTGTGGACCGGCGCAGCCATAGTTGGCAGCATGTCCGTACTGGCGCTGCTGGCACCGTGGATAGCACCCTATGACCCCACGCTTCTCAATGTTCATGCCATACTGCAACCGCCCAGCACGGTGCACCCTTTCGGAACAGATGCACTGGGGCGCGACATTTTTTCGCGCA
Coding sequences within it:
- the rdgC gene encoding recombination-associated protein RdgC; this encodes MGFLNASSSFTRFRITDDIPKELWGQIPEKLKQFGFKEIEDTADERGWGWVCFDDMLDPWWRAAPPEKGSYITFSLRLDTRRLSAAVIKKHLALALRDEEARNKDQGKKFISRARKTELKEQVKLKLMARTLPVPAEFNVVWNMQTNDVYFASTQSKVVDLFTDYFTLTFDLHLEELTPYSLALRLLGEEIQPRLDAVEPTSFA
- a CDS encoding ABC transporter permease, whose amino-acid sequence is MAVFWGITLISFAVIHLAPGSPTDLQTTLNPQAGADARMRLEKLYGLDQPLHVQYGQWVNRLIRLDFGMSMSGDMRPVWDKISERLPLTVGMNLASMLLTLLIALPVGIASAYWQGRWFDRASTVLVFIGFAMPGFWLALLMMLLFGIHLGWLPISGITSLDYAQLSTTGKILDVAAHLAMPLFIYTFGSLAGMSRFMRSSMLEVLRQDYILTARAKGLGLGTVIFRHALRNALLPVITILGLSVPGLIGGSVIIESIFALPGLGQLFYGAVMARDYPLIMGNLVLGAVLTLAGNLLADVCYGLADPRIRSAREAR